The window CGATCGGGCTGAACAGGGTGTCGCCGTGACGGTTGGTTCTGGGGCCGATCAGCCGGTACTTTTTGTTCAGCTTTCGGAGAAACGGGGTGAGGTGGTCTTTTTTGAGGATCAGTTTGTCGGTCATGATCTGGTTTAGTTCCCGGCTGGAATTTTATTGATTCTGACTGCGCAGACCTTATATTCCGGACAATTGGCCAGAGGGTCCCAGGTGTCGATACACAAGGCGTTGATCGGCGACTCGGAAAAATGAAACGAGGTGTAGAGTGACCCTGGCTGCACCTGGTCGCTGATGGAAGCGGCAACCGGGATCGCCCCCCGCCTGGAAATAAGTTCGACAATCTCGCCGTTTCTGATCTGCATTTTTTCCGCATCGCTTTTATGGATCTCAAGCAACGCTTTATCGCTTTCCCGATTCAGGGCCGCACTCTTCCGGGTCATGGTGCCGGTATGGTAGTGATGGTATATCCGCCCGGTGATCAGGGTGAAAGGGTAATCCTGATCCGGGAGTTCGCTTGGCGGCACATGATCGGCCGGGACAAAATGGCCGCGTCCCCGGGTGAAATAGTATTTATGCAGGAATTTTGTCCCGGTATGGCTCCGATCCCAGCAGGGCCACTGCAGACCCCAGGAGGAGTCGAGCCGGTCGTGGTGCATGCCTCCGTAAATGGGGGCGAGCATCGCAATCTCTTCCATCACTTCTGCAGGGGATTCGTAGTCCATCGGATAGCCGAGTCTTTCGGACAGGGCGGTGATGATATCCAGGTCGGTTCGGCAGCCCCCGATAGGAGGAATGGCCTGACGGACCATCTGCACTCTTCGTTCGGAGTTGGTGAAAGTGCCTGTTTTTTCGGCAAAGGAGGCGGCAGGAAAGACCACATGGGCCAGTTCTGCGGTCTCGGTCAGGAAGATGTCTGAAACCGCCAGGAAATCCAGCCCGGTCAAGGTTTCTTTGACCTTGGAAAGCACAGGGTCGCTGAGCATCGGGTTCTCGCCCATGATGAACATGGCCCTGAGCGCGCCATTTTTCCCGCCATGGGTCATTTCCATTAGCGACAACCCGGGCTGTGCGGAAAGTTCGGTGTTCCAGGCCTTTTCGAACTTCTCTCTGAAATCCTGGTTGTTGACTGGTTGGTAGCTTGGATAAACATTTGGCAGGGCGCCCATGTCGCAGGCGCCCTGAACATTGTTCTGGCCACGCAGGGGGTCGACCCCCGTGTCTTCCTTCTCAACATTGCCGGTCAGCATGGCCAGATTCGCCAGAGACTGGACGTTTCTGGTGCCGCAGATGTGCTGGGTGATACCCAGGCAGTAGCAGATTACAGCTTTCTGCGCCTGGGCATAGAGTTGCGCCGCCTTTCTGATCTTTGCCGGATCAACTCCGGTAACGGAAGCGACTTCGTCAAGGTCAAGGCGGAACAGCATGTCGCGGAGCTGATAGTAATTTTCAGTGCGCATCTCGATAAACAGGTCATCGACCAGGTTTTCGTCGAGAATAATGCGCATCATCCCGTTCAGCAGGGGAATGTCTGTTCCCGGGCGAAGGTCCAGATGGATATGGGCGAACTCGGCAAGTGGGGTTTTGCGGGGGTCGATAACAATCAGCTTCGCCCCTTTGTCAACGGCATCAAGCATTCGGCGGGCCACCTGGGGGTGGGCTTCGGTGGTATTGGAGCCGGAAACCAGGATGACTTCCGCGTTTTCAATCTCGTTGATTGAATTGGTCATTGCCCCGCTGCCGAAAGTGGTGGCAAGACCTGCCACCGTCGGGGCGTGTCAGAGGCGGGCGCAATGGTCGATATTGTTGGTTTTCATCACGGCGCGGGTGAATTTCTGGAGCAGGTAGTTCTCTTCATTCGTGCACTTTGCCGAAGAGAGAACGCCAAAACCTTTGTCGCCTTCTCTGATCCGCATTAATTCCTTTGCGGTGTAATCCAGGGCTTCATTCCAAGTGGCAGGCGCCAGGGCGCCGTTTTTGCGGATCAGGGGCTGGCTAAGGCGTTCTGGTGAATGGATAAACTCGTGGATGTGCCAGCCTTTGACACATAAATTATTGCGGGAAACCGGATGATTGCGGCTGGCGCTTGAGCCCCGGATCATGCCATTGCTTTCGTGAAGATACAAGCCGCAACCGCAACCGCAATAGACACAGGTTGTTAAGGTGTCGCCCATGATGCCTGCTCCTTCGTCCGGCTTCCCGGTTCTGGTCAATCAGGGTGCCGTGAACCTTAATGATTTAAAGCGAAAGGGTCTCATCATTTTTCCTGGAGATGAGAGGCGGGTCTGATTCCTGCTTGTTGGCCAAAGTACTGGCCAGCTCTTTTTGTAGTCTATATCTGAATGATTATCTATAGCAATGATTTATAGCAAATACCGGGAGATGAAAAGGGCAAAAAAAAAGAAGCCCGGAAAGTAACAGTTTCGGGCTTCTTCAGGGAAAGGTGGGGCGCGGGGTTATTTTGAACCGCAGCGGCAGCCGCACCCGGATTTTTTGCTTTCTTCCTGCTTGACCATGGCAGAGGCTTCACCGCAGGCCGGGCATTTTTTCGGTTTACAGCGTCCTTCTTTGGTCTCACCACATTTTTCACACTTAAAAATCGCCATCGAGTTCTCCTTTGCTGGTTGGTTAAAAAAAGCCCTGAAACTGAGAGGTCATTGTAACTGATAACGTTTACTGAACTGATTTTTAAACATCGATTTTCAGGTTGTCAAGTGACTAAAAAAATGTAATAAGGCCCGAATATTTTTTTTGCCTGGCAAGTTTTGAACTTTATCAATAAGATAGTCACATCATGCAAAACAGGCGGATCTAAACGAAAACATAATTGAAAGGTGTTGATATGCTGGTGAAAGAAAATTGCACTCTTTACAGCGGCGGACTTCAGGGTGCCGAAACTTTTTTTGGTGAGATGGCCGAGAAATGGGGGGTAAAGGAGGTCAACTTCACCTTCGACGGGCGAGTCCCCAACAGGGATCGTAACCTGGTTGTTATTTCCGAAGAGGAGCTCAGGCGCGGCGATATCAGCATGGAACTCGCTTCCAAGATGATGAACAGGAATTATTACGGGGCGGAAAAGATCCGCAAGGTGCTCCAGACAATTTTTCATATGGTCAATAACGGCCATCAGATTTTTGTCGTGGGAACAATCCAGAACGACAATACGGTCAAAGGCGGGACCGGATGGGCGGTGGAGCTTGCCAAGCTGTTCAATCGGCCTGTGCATGTTTATGGACAGGTCAGAAAAGGCTGGTTCACCTGGCGGGAAGGTGCGTGGCATGAAGATGACCCAAGAATCGAGCACGATACATTTGTCGGTACCGGGACCAGACACCTGACTGATAACGGGCGGCACGCTGTTGAAAAGCTGTTTGCCGATTCCTTCGGGAGTCGTTGATCCAACAGTGAGAGAAGGGTTCCGCGCGGACACTCATTTGCC of the Pseudomonadota bacterium genome contains:
- the fdhF gene encoding formate dehydrogenase subunit alpha is translated as MGDTLTTCVYCGCGCGLYLHESNGMIRGSSASRNHPVSRNNLCVKGWHIHEFIHSPERLSQPLIRKNGALAPATWNEALDYTAKELMRIREGDKGFGVLSSAKCTNEENYLLQKFTRAVMKTNNIDHCARLUHAPTVAGLATTFGSGAMTNSINEIENAEVILVSGSNTTEAHPQVARRMLDAVDKGAKLIVIDPRKTPLAEFAHIHLDLRPGTDIPLLNGMMRIILDENLVDDLFIEMRTENYYQLRDMLFRLDLDEVASVTGVDPAKIRKAAQLYAQAQKAVICYCLGITQHICGTRNVQSLANLAMLTGNVEKEDTGVDPLRGQNNVQGACDMGALPNVYPSYQPVNNQDFREKFEKAWNTELSAQPGLSLMEMTHGGKNGALRAMFIMGENPMLSDPVLSKVKETLTGLDFLAVSDIFLTETAELAHVVFPAASFAEKTGTFTNSERRVQMVRQAIPPIGGCRTDLDIITALSERLGYPMDYESPAEVMEEIAMLAPIYGGMHHDRLDSSWGLQWPCWDRSHTGTKFLHKYYFTRGRGHFVPADHVPPSELPDQDYPFTLITGRIYHHYHTGTMTRKSAALNRESDKALLEIHKSDAEKMQIRNGEIVELISRRGAIPVAASISDQVQPGSLYTSFHFSESPINALCIDTWDPLANCPEYKVCAVRINKIPAGN